In Thermosynechococcus sichuanensis E542, a single genomic region encodes these proteins:
- a CDS encoding ribonuclease catalytic domain-containing protein: MEKGTLIEFRVNNQRRLAVIDRPEGKKHWIAIDQHLQAHTIHPRQLTFTVPEERFRPQEIPTFWQQVQPLLDADSLEVAWEIIREENRAITPADLAELLFSERSAVACYAAYYLLSEDRFYFKLKGDTYEPRPAAQVAELKYQSEREAQRLAEEVSFREHLTQALKGETVAWSASDRKRLEQLERYAIAIEPSAQHQAAIDLLSELKRPTQPLGAFQLLVDLGLWSEHENLFLRRSQIDVEFSAKVLAVAHERLTSPPIDIDAPLRRDLTHLKVYTIDDESTQEIDDGLSLEIVGDRQKLWIHIADPTRWVMVDDVLDQEARRRATTVYLPTGMIPMFPTELATGPMSLVAGQTCCALSFGILLADNGEVLEYEICPSWIRPTYRLSYDDVDMILEQGVTGEADLLAIAQWGQRRSEWRQQRGAIRINIPEPSIKVAGEEVEISPLHDSPARQLVAEMMILAGEVAAHFGTREGIPLPFRSQSPPELPSEEELLQLPAGIVRDCAIRRCMPRSEMSTQPNPHASLGLDAYCQVTSPIRRYTDLLAHRQIKAHLRGETPPLTPEQLNEILLGLVSSVQESSLVERQTNRYWCLEYLRRHREEVWRGILLRWLRPEEGLGLVLLEDLGVELAMRFQRQAKLGECVQVRVSRVDPRSDQIWLEEVPAETPMPAETIALS; the protein is encoded by the coding sequence GTGGAGAAAGGCACCCTCATTGAATTTCGGGTCAATAACCAGCGTCGCTTGGCGGTAATTGATCGCCCCGAAGGTAAAAAGCATTGGATTGCCATTGATCAGCATTTGCAAGCCCACACGATCCATCCGCGCCAACTGACCTTTACGGTGCCCGAGGAGCGGTTTCGTCCCCAAGAGATTCCCACATTTTGGCAGCAGGTGCAGCCCCTGTTGGATGCCGACAGTTTAGAAGTGGCTTGGGAAATTATCCGCGAGGAAAACCGCGCTATTACACCAGCGGATCTGGCGGAGCTGCTTTTTTCGGAGCGATCGGCGGTGGCCTGCTATGCCGCCTACTATCTCCTCAGCGAGGATCGCTTCTACTTCAAGCTCAAAGGAGACACCTACGAGCCTCGACCGGCTGCCCAAGTTGCAGAACTAAAATATCAAAGCGAGCGGGAAGCCCAACGCTTGGCGGAGGAAGTCAGCTTTCGTGAACATTTGACCCAAGCTCTGAAGGGGGAAACTGTGGCGTGGTCCGCCAGCGATCGCAAGCGCCTTGAGCAGTTAGAACGTTATGCTATAGCCATTGAACCCAGTGCCCAACACCAAGCAGCCATTGACCTCCTCAGTGAATTGAAGCGTCCCACCCAGCCCTTGGGCGCTTTCCAACTGTTGGTGGATCTCGGTCTCTGGTCAGAGCACGAAAATCTGTTCCTGCGCCGTAGTCAAATTGACGTTGAATTCTCTGCCAAGGTACTTGCTGTGGCCCATGAACGCCTCACCTCACCCCCCATCGACATTGACGCTCCCCTGCGCCGCGATCTCACCCATCTTAAGGTCTATACCATTGACGACGAAAGTACCCAAGAAATTGACGATGGCCTCAGCCTCGAAATTGTCGGCGATCGCCAGAAACTGTGGATTCACATTGCCGATCCCACCCGCTGGGTGATGGTGGATGATGTCTTGGATCAGGAGGCTCGCCGCCGCGCCACAACGGTCTATTTACCGACGGGGATGATTCCCATGTTTCCCACAGAGTTGGCCACAGGGCCGATGAGCTTAGTGGCAGGGCAAACCTGTTGTGCCCTGAGTTTTGGCATTCTCTTAGCCGACAATGGTGAGGTGCTGGAGTACGAAATTTGCCCCAGTTGGATTCGCCCTACCTATCGCCTTAGCTATGACGATGTGGATATGATTTTGGAGCAGGGGGTGACCGGGGAAGCGGATCTGCTGGCGATCGCCCAATGGGGACAGCGACGCAGTGAGTGGCGACAACAACGGGGAGCCATTCGCATTAATATCCCTGAACCTAGCATTAAAGTGGCTGGCGAAGAGGTGGAAATCTCGCCTCTCCATGACTCACCGGCTCGCCAACTGGTGGCCGAAATGATGATTCTTGCTGGTGAAGTGGCTGCCCATTTTGGCACCCGTGAGGGCATCCCTCTGCCCTTTCGCAGTCAATCACCGCCGGAACTGCCCTCAGAGGAGGAATTGTTGCAACTGCCCGCTGGAATCGTGCGCGACTGTGCCATTCGTCGCTGTATGCCCCGCAGTGAAATGAGTACCCAGCCCAACCCCCATGCCAGCCTTGGCCTTGATGCCTACTGCCAAGTCACCTCCCCCATTCGTCGCTACACGGATCTGCTGGCACACCGTCAGATTAAAGCCCACCTGCGGGGGGAAACCCCACCTCTGACACCCGAGCAACTGAATGAAATTTTATTGGGGCTGGTGTCTTCAGTTCAGGAGTCCTCCCTTGTGGAGCGGCAGACCAACCGCTATTGGTGCTTGGAGTACCTGCGGCGGCATCGCGAAGAGGTGTGGCGGGGCATTTTACTGCGTTGGCTGCGTCCTGAGGAGGGGCTAGGACTGGTTCTCTTGGAGGATTTAGGGGTGGAGCTGGCGATGCGCTTTCAACGGCAGGCCAAATTAGGAGAGTGTGTACAAGTGCGGGTGAGTCGGGTGGATCCCCGCAGTGATCAAATTTGGCTGGAGGAAGTGCCTGCTGAGACACCAATGCCGGCAGAAACCATTGCATTATCCTGA
- a CDS encoding resolvase has translation MTQIGRTKYLLGFDPGRDKCGLALALGQEVVRYAVVASDRAIARVQEWHQAYPFEQVIMGNQTTSRQWQQQLQAALAVEIIPVDERNSTLDARDRYWQLFPPQGWQRLIPKGLRVPPRPIDDIVAIVLLERYCGYPLLLSERQ, from the coding sequence ATGACGCAAATCGGTCGCACTAAGTATTTGTTGGGGTTTGATCCAGGGCGGGACAAGTGTGGTCTAGCCCTTGCCCTTGGTCAAGAAGTGGTGCGTTATGCAGTGGTGGCCAGCGATCGCGCGATCGCCCGTGTCCAAGAATGGCATCAAGCCTACCCATTTGAACAGGTGATTATGGGCAATCAAACCACCTCCCGCCAGTGGCAGCAGCAACTGCAAGCGGCTTTAGCTGTAGAAATTATTCCCGTGGATGAGCGCAATAGCACCTTAGACGCCCGCGATCGCTATTGGCAACTCTTTCCGCCCCAAGGTTGGCAGCGGCTAATTCCCAAGGGGTTGCGGGTGCCCCCCCGCCCCATTGATGACATTGTTGCGATTGTCCTGTTGGAACGCTACTGTGGCTATCCCCTGCTGCTCAGTGAGAGGCAATAA
- a CDS encoding DUF6930 domain-containing protein, whose protein sequence is MSLPTATIRRLLNVPQVAPIWVGGGRSLDSKNDEVFCAAWLDPKDQGVRSMEVGQFPPTPEQLMRLLVQAIEYPRHPQAQPCRPHTIIVDDRELQFFLRGVVAPLDIQVEYQAHIPLLDEFFEFIAAEVTSDDEDIEVLPPEYVSVYKQKIGEFGQLDIWRRLDSLTPLKLHCDAWDSPTLFAVLVNPQSEDGAFGLMLYRGEEALRNFWQQIDQEYPYIDEDDDERLEETVLRNDCLFLNFAQVDEEDLGRNPSFVLKGQLYSIEPGVIHPLEGMRPFYAPEEAEMVYVAIEALIKFWKKTKKQFDHEECPELDLRFKIPSPRHSALHYQVQVATMPEMIAEINGDLEEGESQHQIPIDTAAIPRDAYILFKLFPPQELQELQAAVSYHQRGEIPEAFEGYPVLTIQTKKAAAEALATKIAEEGGIHHLTVFPLSGPEQIVMLLAQTNANHLWLLDTFDPESGPLLLDWIKEVNELEGACGLAVAYGMTGKTRMQPTLKQIVGLFETSLVHSFVDTQRPPTPQPIEISKR, encoded by the coding sequence GTGAGCCTACCCACTGCGACCATCCGTCGTCTGTTGAATGTACCGCAAGTTGCCCCTATTTGGGTCGGTGGCGGCCGCAGTCTCGACAGCAAGAACGACGAGGTCTTTTGTGCTGCTTGGCTCGATCCCAAGGATCAGGGGGTACGCAGCATGGAGGTCGGTCAGTTTCCACCCACCCCAGAGCAACTGATGCGGCTGTTGGTGCAGGCGATCGAATATCCGCGCCATCCCCAAGCTCAACCCTGCCGTCCCCACACCATCATCGTTGATGACCGCGAGTTGCAATTTTTTCTGCGCGGGGTGGTTGCTCCCCTCGATATTCAGGTGGAGTATCAAGCCCACATTCCCCTGCTGGATGAATTTTTTGAATTCATTGCGGCGGAAGTAACCAGCGATGATGAAGATATCGAGGTGCTCCCCCCCGAATATGTTTCCGTGTACAAACAGAAAATTGGGGAATTCGGCCAACTAGACATCTGGCGGCGCCTAGACAGTCTTACCCCCCTTAAACTCCACTGCGACGCTTGGGACTCCCCCACCCTCTTTGCGGTACTGGTGAACCCTCAGAGCGAGGATGGTGCCTTTGGTCTCATGCTCTACCGCGGCGAAGAGGCGCTGCGCAACTTTTGGCAGCAGATTGATCAAGAGTATCCTTACATTGATGAAGACGACGATGAACGCCTAGAAGAAACGGTTCTGCGCAACGATTGTCTCTTCTTGAATTTTGCTCAGGTTGATGAAGAGGATTTAGGCCGCAATCCGTCTTTTGTCCTCAAGGGGCAGCTTTACAGCATTGAACCGGGTGTCATCCATCCTTTGGAGGGAATGCGACCCTTTTACGCCCCTGAAGAAGCGGAAATGGTCTATGTGGCGATCGAGGCTCTGATCAAGTTCTGGAAAAAGACCAAGAAACAGTTTGACCACGAGGAGTGCCCTGAACTCGACCTGAGGTTCAAGATTCCTTCACCCCGCCATTCTGCCCTTCATTATCAGGTGCAAGTGGCAACCATGCCAGAAATGATAGCAGAAATCAATGGTGACCTTGAGGAGGGCGAATCACAGCACCAGATTCCCATTGATACAGCAGCAATTCCTAGGGATGCCTATATCCTCTTTAAGTTGTTTCCGCCTCAAGAGCTACAGGAATTACAAGCAGCCGTCTCTTACCATCAACGGGGGGAGATTCCCGAGGCCTTTGAGGGCTATCCCGTGTTGACAATTCAAACCAAAAAAGCCGCAGCGGAGGCGCTCGCCACCAAAATTGCTGAGGAGGGCGGCATTCACCATCTGACGGTCTTTCCCCTCTCAGGCCCTGAGCAAATCGTCATGCTCCTTGCCCAAACCAACGCCAATCATCTGTGGCTTTTGGATACCTTTGACCCCGAAAGTGGTCCGCTGCTCCTCGACTGGATCAAAGAAGTCAATGAACTTGAGGGCGCCTGTGGTCTGGCTGTGGCCTATGGTATGACGGGCAAAACGCGAATGCAACCGACGCTTAAGCAAATTGTGGGACTCTTTGAAACGTCCCTTGTGCATAGTTTTGTGGATACCCAACGTCCACCGACCCCCCAGCCCATTGAGATTTCTAAACGCTAG
- a CDS encoding type 1 glutamine amidotransferase has product MQSLRILLLQARGDRTTQQEELAEFIRLSGLAAEQFTVLNGFECADFSPDCIQGFDALFIGGSSDATVLKPEIYRFVPPARDLILACIEQEIPVLASCFGFQLAVQALGGQVIVDREAMEMGTYPLYLTPAGVADPLFAGFPNPFLAVSGHQERALTLPAGATLLAYSELCPYHAFRLEGKPFYGFQFHPEVDDRDLIARISRYCDRYQLGTAELEKLKQTARPTPYANQLIRRFVEVVLGYIPLHY; this is encoded by the coding sequence GTGCAGTCTCTACGGATCCTACTGCTTCAGGCGCGGGGCGATCGCACTACCCAACAGGAGGAATTGGCGGAATTTATCCGCCTGAGCGGCTTGGCCGCCGAGCAATTTACAGTGCTCAATGGCTTTGAGTGCGCTGACTTTAGCCCCGACTGTATTCAAGGCTTTGATGCCCTTTTTATTGGCGGTTCCAGTGATGCCACCGTGCTCAAGCCAGAAATTTATCGCTTTGTACCGCCCGCAAGGGACTTAATTTTGGCCTGTATTGAGCAGGAGATACCGGTGTTGGCCTCCTGCTTTGGTTTTCAATTGGCAGTGCAGGCCCTAGGCGGTCAAGTGATTGTGGATCGCGAGGCCATGGAAATGGGCACCTACCCTTTGTATCTCACCCCAGCGGGCGTTGCGGATCCCTTGTTTGCCGGCTTTCCCAATCCCTTTTTAGCTGTTTCCGGACATCAGGAGCGCGCCTTGACCCTGCCAGCAGGAGCAACCTTACTGGCCTACAGTGAGTTGTGTCCCTACCATGCCTTTCGCTTGGAGGGCAAGCCTTTCTATGGCTTTCAGTTTCATCCTGAGGTGGACGATCGCGACCTGATTGCCCGCATTAGCCGTTATTGCGATCGCTATCAATTGGGCACTGCCGAGCTGGAAAAACTCAAGCAAACAGCCCGTCCCACCCCCTATGCCAATCAGTTGATCCGCCGCTTTGTGGAGGTGGTGCTGGGCTATATCCCGCTACATTATTAA
- the miaA gene encoding tRNA (adenosine(37)-N6)-dimethylallyltransferase MiaA has product MGDAGLIVIGGATATGKTALAIALAQQLNSVILSADSRQVYRGFDIGTAKPTPAQQQQVPHHLIDICDPRDTLTLAIYQAKAQALIAHYHAQGITPLLVGGTGLYIRSITQGLMMPQVPPQPELRAQLMALGQQECYQWLQQVDPLAAQRIHAHDQVRTLRALEVYYVTGVPLSQQQRREPPPYPIWYFALAGGDRQQQRARIEARTHQMLAMGWLDEIRQLQAQYGDELPLLDTLGYREMRQYLRGEVTLAEAIALTVQHTQQFAKRQRTWFRAEPGIHWLQATTLEEQLAEIHSQRCSSAAADNL; this is encoded by the coding sequence GTGGGGGATGCAGGGCTAATTGTTATTGGGGGGGCAACGGCTACCGGCAAAACGGCGCTGGCGATCGCCCTTGCTCAGCAATTGAATAGCGTGATTTTGAGTGCCGACTCCCGCCAAGTCTATCGAGGCTTTGATATTGGCACCGCCAAGCCTACCCCCGCCCAGCAACAGCAGGTGCCTCACCACCTCATTGATATTTGTGACCCCCGCGATACTTTGACCCTAGCGATTTATCAAGCCAAAGCCCAAGCCCTAATTGCCCACTACCACGCTCAGGGAATCACGCCCCTCTTGGTGGGGGGAACAGGACTGTATATCCGCAGTATTACCCAGGGGCTAATGATGCCCCAAGTCCCACCGCAACCAGAGCTACGAGCACAGTTGATGGCGCTGGGTCAGCAGGAATGCTATCAATGGCTGCAGCAGGTGGATCCTCTGGCGGCGCAACGCATCCATGCCCACGATCAAGTGCGTACCCTGCGAGCCTTAGAAGTCTATTACGTAACAGGGGTACCCCTCAGCCAGCAGCAGCGGCGCGAACCGCCTCCCTACCCGATTTGGTACTTTGCCTTGGCGGGGGGCGATCGCCAACAGCAGCGGGCACGGATTGAAGCGCGCACCCACCAGATGCTAGCCATGGGCTGGCTCGATGAAATTCGGCAATTGCAAGCGCAGTACGGTGATGAACTGCCCCTCTTAGATACACTGGGCTATCGCGAAATGCGCCAATATCTGCGGGGAGAGGTCACCCTCGCGGAGGCCATTGCCCTCACCGTGCAGCACACGCAACAATTTGCCAAACGCCAGCGGACGTGGTTTCGGGCAGAACCGGGGATTCATTGGCTGCAAGCCACCACCCTAGAGGAGCAACTGGCCGAGATTCACAGCCAACGGTGCAGTTCTGCGGCAGCAGATAACCTTTAA
- the gyrB gene encoding DNA topoisomerase (ATP-hydrolyzing) subunit B — protein sequence MTAEYSSAQLRVLKGLEPVRTRPGMYIGSTGPKGLHHLVYEVVDNSVDEALAGYCSTILVQINADGAVTVTDNGRGIPTDIHPDTGVSGVETVMTVLHAGGKFGDGGYKVSGGLHGVGVSVVNALSEWLEVTVWRNGFIHHQRYERGVPVTPLEKTPDPENRRGTSVTFFPDRQIFTETIEFDAKVLMTRLRELAYLNAGIRIEFKDLRVTPPLSETYCYEGGIREYVRYMVQEKEPLHPEIIYIQGEKNDVQVEAALQWCADAYSENLLGFANNIRTIDGGTHMEGLKAVLTRTLNALGRKRNKLKENDANLAGENIREGLTAVISVKVPNPEFEGQTKTKLGNTEVRGIVDAIVGEALTEYLDFHPQVTDAILEKAIQAFNAAEAARRAREMVRRKSVLESSTLPGKLADCSSRDPAVSEIFIVEGDSAGGSAKQGRDRRFQAILPLRGKILNIEKTDDAKIYKNNEVQSLITALGLGVKGEEFDPAKLRYHKVILMTDADVDGSHIRTLLLTFFYRYQQELINQGFVYIACPPLYKVERGRQHFYCYSDRELQQQIASFPENANYTIQRFKGLGEMMPEQLWETTMNPETRILKRVEIEDAAEADRIFTILMGDRVAPRREFIETYGPQLALENLDI from the coding sequence ATGACCGCCGAGTATTCCTCTGCCCAGTTGCGGGTGCTCAAAGGCCTTGAACCCGTGCGGACACGACCGGGGATGTACATCGGCAGCACTGGCCCTAAGGGACTCCACCACTTGGTTTATGAGGTCGTGGACAACTCCGTTGATGAAGCCTTAGCGGGATACTGCTCCACCATTTTAGTCCAGATCAATGCCGACGGCGCCGTCACTGTCACTGACAATGGGCGCGGTATTCCCACGGATATTCACCCCGATACAGGCGTCTCTGGGGTGGAAACGGTGATGACGGTGCTCCATGCGGGAGGCAAATTTGGCGATGGCGGCTACAAAGTCTCAGGGGGGTTGCACGGCGTTGGTGTCTCTGTGGTCAACGCCCTCTCGGAATGGTTAGAAGTGACGGTGTGGCGCAACGGTTTTATCCATCATCAGCGCTATGAACGGGGGGTGCCTGTAACACCGCTGGAAAAAACACCCGACCCGGAAAACCGGCGGGGTACCTCAGTGACCTTCTTTCCCGATCGCCAGATTTTCACCGAAACGATTGAATTTGACGCCAAGGTGCTGATGACACGGCTGCGGGAACTGGCCTATCTCAATGCTGGCATCCGCATTGAGTTTAAGGACTTGCGCGTTACCCCCCCCCTGAGCGAAACCTACTGCTATGAGGGTGGCATCCGGGAATACGTCCGCTACATGGTGCAGGAAAAGGAACCCCTTCACCCCGAGATCATCTACATTCAGGGGGAAAAAAACGATGTGCAGGTGGAAGCCGCCCTCCAGTGGTGCGCCGATGCCTACAGTGAAAACCTCCTCGGCTTTGCCAATAATATCCGCACCATTGATGGTGGTACCCACATGGAGGGGCTAAAGGCGGTGCTGACACGGACGCTCAATGCCCTTGGCCGCAAGCGCAACAAACTCAAGGAAAACGATGCCAACCTTGCCGGCGAAAACATTCGTGAAGGCCTGACAGCCGTCATTTCCGTCAAGGTGCCCAACCCCGAATTTGAAGGGCAAACAAAAACCAAGCTGGGGAATACAGAAGTACGGGGCATTGTGGATGCCATTGTGGGCGAAGCCCTGACCGAGTATTTGGACTTCCATCCTCAAGTGACCGATGCCATTCTCGAAAAAGCCATCCAGGCCTTTAATGCCGCCGAGGCAGCCCGCAGGGCACGGGAAATGGTACGGCGCAAGTCGGTGTTGGAGTCTTCAACTCTGCCCGGAAAATTGGCGGATTGCAGTTCACGGGATCCGGCGGTCTCGGAAATTTTCATTGTCGAAGGCGATTCTGCGGGGGGGAGTGCCAAACAAGGGCGCGATCGCCGATTCCAAGCGATTTTGCCCCTGCGGGGCAAGATTCTCAACATTGAAAAAACCGATGATGCCAAAATCTACAAGAATAACGAGGTGCAGTCCTTAATTACTGCCCTTGGTTTGGGCGTGAAGGGGGAGGAATTTGACCCTGCCAAGTTGCGCTATCATAAGGTTATTTTAATGACTGATGCTGACGTAGATGGCTCCCACATTCGCACGTTGCTGCTGACCTTTTTCTATCGCTATCAGCAGGAATTAATTAACCAAGGCTTTGTCTATATTGCCTGCCCACCCCTGTATAAAGTTGAACGCGGGCGGCAGCACTTTTATTGTTATAGCGATCGCGAGCTGCAACAGCAGATTGCCTCCTTCCCGGAAAATGCCAACTACACGATCCAACGCTTTAAGGGTCTAGGGGAAATGATGCCTGAGCAGTTGTGGGAAACGACGATGAACCCAGAAACCCGCATTCTCAAACGGGTGGAAATTGAAGATGCTGCTGAGGCCGATCGCATTTTCACGATTCTGATGGGCGATCGCGTAGCACCTCGTCGCGAATTTATCGAGACCTATGGCCCACAGTTGGCGTTAGAGAACCTTGATATCTAA
- a CDS encoding pseudouridine synthase — translation MNYRYILLYKPYRVLCQFHDPEGRSTLKDYVPIPDVYPAGRLDYDSEGLVLLTNDGWLQHRLTDPRYGHPRTYWVQVEGEPDTAALTQLAAGVVIQGYRTRPARVEVLKQDPPLPPREPPIRYRRHIPTQWLSLTLREGRNRQVRRMTAAVGFPTLRLVRVAIANLQLGDLTPGEWREILPAERQALWQSCGRRPAQRP, via the coding sequence ATGAATTATCGCTACATTCTGCTGTACAAGCCCTATCGGGTGCTTTGTCAATTTCACGATCCAGAGGGGCGATCCACCCTCAAAGATTACGTTCCTATTCCCGATGTTTATCCCGCTGGGCGCCTAGACTACGACAGTGAGGGGTTAGTTCTCCTCACCAATGATGGCTGGTTGCAACACCGCTTGACGGATCCCCGCTATGGTCATCCCCGCACCTACTGGGTACAGGTGGAAGGTGAACCCGACACAGCAGCCTTGACTCAATTAGCAGCGGGGGTAGTGATCCAAGGCTATCGCACCCGACCGGCTCGTGTAGAGGTACTCAAGCAAGACCCCCCTTTGCCGCCAAGGGAACCACCGATTCGCTATCGCCGCCATATTCCCACCCAGTGGCTGAGCTTGACTCTACGGGAAGGTCGCAATCGCCAAGTCCGCCGCATGACGGCTGCGGTAGGATTTCCCACACTGCGCTTGGTACGGGTGGCGATCGCCAACTTACAATTGGGTGACCTGACCCCCGGTGAATGGCGAGAGATTCTGCCTGCAGAACGGCAAGCCCTTTGGCAATCCTGTGGTCGGCGACCCGCTCAACGTCCTTAG
- a CDS encoding ABC exporter membrane fusion protein — translation MGQPFLGKIGRPWLIGGAIAIGLGSLALSFNYWQQLQRASEEQEIQAALANPISDRITALGRLEPEGEVVAVSAPSMTERLGQLLVREGDRVVAGQPLAYLDTYPERKAERDLAASQLQEARLRYEAETRLALAQIAEAERRRDRANEPAIAAIQAQQATIQRIQAELETANREYQRFAQLFADGAVSQQDLDDRTVRVRSLQEELRNAQANLVRLQEERRTELATANAQVDAAQANLGRVQTQVQLLSAERNLQLAEARLERTIIRAPRNGRVLRIHTRAGETINERGILELGNTDQMYAVAEVYETDVPRVRVGQPAEIRSSALRAPLTGRVTQVGLLVAKNDVTDTDPAAKTDARVVEVKIRLDNSEPVAGLTNMQVEVAIDPR, via the coding sequence ATGGGACAGCCATTTCTCGGTAAAATTGGTCGTCCGTGGCTAATCGGGGGGGCGATCGCCATCGGCCTGGGAAGTTTGGCACTGAGTTTTAACTATTGGCAGCAGCTTCAACGCGCCAGTGAAGAGCAAGAAATCCAAGCCGCCCTTGCCAACCCCATCAGCGATCGCATTACCGCCCTTGGCCGACTCGAACCGGAAGGGGAAGTGGTGGCGGTGAGTGCCCCCTCGATGACGGAGCGATTAGGACAGTTGTTGGTCCGCGAAGGCGATCGCGTGGTTGCCGGTCAACCCCTTGCCTATTTAGATACCTATCCGGAGCGCAAAGCTGAACGCGATTTGGCCGCCAGTCAGTTGCAGGAAGCCCGTCTGCGCTATGAGGCCGAAACCCGCTTAGCCCTTGCTCAAATTGCCGAAGCTGAGCGGCGTCGCGATCGCGCCAATGAACCGGCGATTGCCGCCATTCAAGCCCAGCAGGCCACGATTCAACGCATCCAAGCGGAACTCGAGACCGCCAATCGGGAGTATCAGCGCTTTGCCCAACTCTTTGCCGATGGAGCAGTGTCGCAACAGGACTTAGATGACCGCACTGTCCGCGTCCGTAGCTTACAGGAAGAACTACGCAACGCCCAAGCCAACCTCGTTCGCTTGCAGGAAGAGCGCCGCACCGAACTGGCCACAGCCAATGCGCAAGTGGACGCCGCCCAAGCCAATCTCGGACGCGTGCAAACCCAAGTGCAACTCCTCTCAGCAGAACGCAATCTTCAACTGGCGGAAGCCCGTCTTGAGCGCACCATTATTCGCGCCCCCCGCAACGGTCGTGTGCTGCGGATTCACACCAGAGCCGGCGAAACCATCAATGAACGGGGGATTCTTGAATTGGGAAATACCGATCAAATGTATGCCGTTGCTGAGGTGTATGAGACTGATGTGCCGCGGGTTCGTGTGGGGCAGCCCGCTGAAATTCGCAGCAGTGCCCTCAGGGCGCCGCTCACTGGCCGTGTAACTCAAGTGGGGTTGTTGGTGGCCAAGAATGATGTGACTGATACGGATCCAGCCGCCAAAACCGATGCGCGAGTGGTGGAAGTCAAAATTCGTTTGGATAACAGTGAGCCAGTGGCAGGGCTGACCAATATGCAGGTGGAAGTGGCCATTGATCCCCGTTGA
- the devC gene encoding ABC transporter permease DevC translates to MIFAIPLAWLQLIRERIRLLVAIAGIAFAVVLMLMQFGFRDALFKAAVRFHESLNTDIVLISPQSTALIAMRSFPRRRLYQAAGFEGVESVSPLYLSFGLWRNPINKSTRQLMVIGVDPMAVSISVSDTPHWQDAIKLADHVLFDAQSRAEFGPIPELYRQGEEVTTEVSGRKITVAGLFRMGANFGADGNLLTSDLNFLRLFPERNPGLIDVGLVRVQPGVNTKALARRMNASLGNDVLVMTREEFAEFERSYWEKSTSIGFIFSLGALMGFIVGSVIVYQILYTDVTDHLAEYATLKAMGYRDIFFYGVVMQESLILSCLGYIPGFIVSFLLYIVIANATSLPVWMTVERASLVFTLTVLMCTISGAIAMRRIQAADPADIF, encoded by the coding sequence ATGATTTTTGCGATTCCCCTTGCTTGGCTGCAATTGATTCGAGAGCGGATTCGCCTGTTGGTGGCGATCGCTGGCATTGCCTTTGCTGTCGTGCTGATGCTGATGCAGTTTGGCTTTCGCGATGCCCTCTTTAAGGCCGCAGTGCGCTTCCACGAGAGCTTAAACACCGATATTGTCCTCATTAGTCCCCAATCCACGGCGCTGATTGCCATGCGCAGCTTTCCCCGGCGGCGACTCTACCAAGCAGCGGGCTTTGAAGGGGTCGAGTCTGTTTCTCCCCTTTACCTAAGTTTTGGTCTCTGGCGCAATCCCATTAACAAAAGTACCCGCCAACTGATGGTGATTGGCGTGGATCCGATGGCGGTGTCCATTTCCGTGTCCGATACCCCCCACTGGCAGGATGCGATTAAGCTGGCGGATCACGTTCTTTTTGATGCCCAATCCCGCGCTGAGTTTGGCCCGATTCCTGAACTATACCGCCAAGGGGAGGAGGTGACCACCGAGGTCTCTGGCCGCAAAATCACCGTGGCAGGCTTGTTTCGCATGGGAGCCAACTTTGGTGCCGATGGTAATTTGCTCACTAGCGATTTGAACTTTCTGCGCCTTTTCCCCGAACGTAATCCGGGGCTGATTGATGTGGGTTTAGTACGGGTACAGCCGGGGGTGAATACGAAAGCACTGGCACGGCGGATGAATGCTTCCCTAGGCAATGATGTGCTGGTGATGACCCGTGAGGAGTTTGCGGAGTTTGAGCGTAGTTACTGGGAAAAGAGCACCTCCATTGGCTTTATTTTCTCCCTTGGTGCCCTGATGGGATTTATCGTTGGCTCCGTGATTGTCTATCAAATTCTCTACACCGATGTCACGGATCACTTGGCGGAGTATGCCACCCTCAAGGCCATGGGCTACCGCGATATTTTCTTCTATGGCGTAGTCATGCAGGAGTCATTGATTCTCTCCTGTCTGGGCTATATTCCGGGATTCATCGTTTCGTTTTTACTGTATATCGTCATTGCCAATGCCACATCACTGCCAGTGTGGATGACGGTGGAGCGGGCTAGTTTGGTCTTTACGCTGACGGTGCTGATGTGTACTATTTCGGGGGCGATCGCCATGCGACGGATTCAAGCGGCTGATCCGGCTGACATTTTCTAG